The following proteins come from a genomic window of Gemmatimonadaceae bacterium:
- the polA gene encoding DNA polymerase I, with protein sequence MSTPSAPPETSRLFLIDGYALIYRAFFALISRPLTTGRGENTSAAWGIANFLQRLLAKYNPQYVGWVHDSGLSFRHERYPAYKATREKLSDELQADFDQGVERIEQLLRAYHIPVLSVEGYEADDVIGTLAVQGLSRGLNVVIVSGDKDFHQLVQPGIWLLNPGRGGPAAVDEQWIGVENETERLGVAGRFVTDYLALVGDSSDNVPGVKGIGEKTAVELIQTYGGLEDILTNAESISKKRPREALLSQVENARLSKELVTIRTDVGISLDLDALRVQSPDLARLRDLFVELEFHSLAKAAAAEDEGAAASTVVSREARYRSVTSVADVRMVVNRARDAGRVAFDTETILEPGAPGAVDPLRAILVGVTLCVGPGESYYLPFRHVVAGPAQTALALNDTTPEAAALDARLQSAPGNLPPLTSPELQPLRDLLEDASVAKIAQNGKYDALVLRREGINVANLAFDTMVASYVLDPGRRSHGLDMLALEFLGYQMISYDDVCGKGKSAISFAEVPIAVATTYSCEDGDVTLRLAAIFGEQLDQLGLRPLFDKIEMPLIPVLADMEAAGISIDLSAFAALKVELVRERARVEQEIYVSAGQEFNINSNAQLREVLFERLQLPVLKRTATGASTDASVLERLAEEGHALPGLIIEYRELSKLQNTYIDALPALVNPHTGRLHTSFNQTVAATGRLSSSDPNLQNIPIRKELGRGIRRAFIPRDGWLMLGADYSQIELRLLAHLSGDMAFVEAFRSGGDIHRETAGVIFGVSVVEVTPEMRSRAKTINFATIYGQGAHALSQQLGSTHAEAREFIDQYFTRFTGIRTYLDATVEFARTNGYAETLFGRRRYIPELRDKNFNIRAFGERTAQNTPIQGSAADLIKIAMIRIAHALAREHMESTMLLQVHDELVFEAPPGELAHLGALVKQEMEGAALLNVPLVVDIGTGRNWLETKEK encoded by the coding sequence GTGTCCACCCCGTCGGCCCCCCCAGAAACGAGCCGTCTCTTCCTGATTGACGGATATGCCCTGATCTACCGGGCATTCTTTGCGTTGATCTCACGACCGCTGACGACAGGGCGAGGAGAGAACACCTCGGCGGCGTGGGGAATTGCCAACTTCCTGCAGCGCCTCTTGGCCAAGTACAACCCACAGTATGTGGGGTGGGTACACGATTCTGGCCTGTCCTTCCGTCATGAGCGTTATCCGGCTTATAAGGCCACCCGGGAGAAACTCTCCGACGAGCTGCAGGCAGACTTCGACCAGGGAGTCGAACGCATTGAGCAGCTGCTGAGGGCGTACCATATCCCGGTGCTGAGCGTGGAGGGGTATGAGGCCGACGACGTGATTGGAACATTGGCCGTCCAGGGCCTTTCCCGGGGGCTCAATGTGGTGATCGTTTCGGGCGATAAGGATTTCCACCAGCTGGTACAGCCCGGAATTTGGCTGCTGAATCCAGGCCGCGGAGGGCCCGCGGCGGTGGACGAACAGTGGATCGGAGTCGAGAACGAAACCGAGAGGTTAGGCGTTGCCGGGCGGTTTGTGACGGACTACCTGGCGCTCGTCGGGGATTCGTCCGATAACGTGCCGGGAGTGAAAGGCATTGGGGAGAAGACCGCTGTGGAATTGATCCAGACCTACGGCGGGCTGGAAGACATTCTGACGAATGCGGAATCTATCTCGAAGAAGCGGCCACGGGAGGCGCTCCTCTCCCAGGTGGAGAATGCGCGCCTCTCGAAGGAGCTGGTGACGATTCGAACAGATGTCGGTATCTCACTGGACCTCGATGCATTACGCGTGCAATCGCCGGACCTGGCACGGCTGCGGGATCTGTTTGTGGAACTCGAATTTCACTCATTGGCAAAGGCCGCGGCAGCCGAGGATGAGGGAGCGGCAGCCTCGACCGTGGTCTCGCGGGAGGCGCGGTATCGGAGCGTGACATCCGTTGCCGACGTCAGGATGGTGGTGAACAGGGCGCGTGATGCTGGCCGGGTTGCGTTCGACACGGAAACAATACTTGAACCCGGGGCACCCGGAGCCGTGGATCCCCTTCGGGCGATCCTGGTAGGTGTGACACTGTGCGTTGGGCCTGGAGAGTCGTACTACCTTCCGTTTCGTCACGTGGTCGCTGGTCCCGCCCAGACTGCGCTCGCGTTGAACGACACGACGCCTGAGGCCGCTGCACTCGACGCGCGGCTGCAGAGCGCCCCGGGCAACTTGCCGCCGTTGACCAGTCCGGAACTGCAACCACTTCGGGATCTTCTGGAGGACGCGTCGGTCGCCAAGATCGCACAGAATGGCAAGTATGACGCGCTTGTGCTACGGCGTGAAGGAATCAACGTGGCAAATCTGGCCTTCGACACGATGGTGGCGAGCTATGTTCTCGACCCGGGCCGGCGCTCGCATGGCCTGGATATGCTGGCCTTGGAATTCCTCGGCTATCAGATGATCTCGTACGACGATGTGTGTGGCAAAGGGAAAAGTGCGATCAGCTTTGCCGAGGTTCCGATCGCCGTGGCCACGACCTACTCATGCGAGGATGGAGACGTCACACTCCGACTGGCGGCGATCTTCGGGGAGCAGTTGGACCAGCTGGGCCTTCGCCCGCTGTTTGACAAGATCGAGATGCCGTTGATTCCGGTCCTCGCCGATATGGAGGCTGCGGGCATCAGCATTGATCTGAGCGCCTTCGCAGCGCTGAAAGTTGAATTGGTGCGGGAACGCGCCCGGGTAGAACAAGAGATCTACGTCTCGGCGGGGCAGGAGTTCAACATCAACTCCAATGCGCAGCTTCGGGAAGTCCTGTTTGAACGGCTTCAGTTGCCGGTGTTGAAGCGAACAGCTACCGGTGCTTCAACGGATGCCAGCGTGCTTGAGCGGCTCGCCGAGGAAGGGCATGCTCTACCGGGCTTGATCATCGAGTACCGGGAGCTGAGCAAATTGCAGAACACCTACATCGATGCCTTGCCGGCCCTGGTCAATCCGCACACCGGGCGGCTGCACACCTCGTTCAACCAGACAGTGGCGGCGACTGGGCGCCTGTCCTCGAGTGACCCGAATCTTCAGAACATCCCAATCCGGAAAGAGCTGGGACGAGGAATCCGACGGGCATTCATTCCCCGTGATGGGTGGTTGATGCTCGGCGCCGACTATTCGCAGATCGAGCTGCGCCTGTTGGCGCACCTCTCCGGTGACATGGCGTTCGTAGAGGCCTTCCGGTCGGGAGGGGATATCCATCGTGAAACAGCAGGTGTCATTTTTGGAGTTTCAGTGGTCGAAGTGACCCCGGAAATGCGTAGCCGCGCCAAGACGATCAACTTCGCCACGATCTACGGACAGGGAGCGCACGCGCTGTCCCAGCAACTGGGAAGCACCCATGCCGAGGCGCGCGAATTCATCGACCAGTACTTCACGCGGTTTACGGGAATCCGGACGTACCTCGATGCGACGGTCGAGTTTGCCCGGACGAATGGATATGCCGAGACGTTGTTCGGACGGCGCCGCTATATCCCTGAATTGAGGGACAAGAACTTCAACATCCGTGCTTTCGGGGAACGGACGGCGCAGAACACCCCCATCCAAGGATCGGCTGCGGATCTAATCAAGATCGCGATGATCCGCATTGCGCATGCGCTCGCACGGGAGCACATGGAAAGCACGATGCTGCTCCAGGTTCACGACGAATTGGTATTTGAGGCACCCCCGGGGGAGCTTGCCCACCTTGGGGCGTTGGTCAAGCAAGAGATGGAGGGTGCCGCACTGCTGAACGTCCCTCTTGTCGTGGACATTGGCACCGGCCGAAATTGGCTTGAAACCAAAGAGAAATAG
- a CDS encoding type II secretion system protein — MRQRRYGFTLIELLIVVVIIGILAAIAVPKFQNTKGKAYVAAMKSDLRNLSVAEEGYYYEHRVYTTVLDSVDFTPSHGVVLTVIQANAAGWSATSTNPNAYPMTCAIFFGSVTPVAPATVEGEVSCQ, encoded by the coding sequence ATGCGGCAACGACGATACGGATTTACTCTGATCGAGTTGTTGATCGTAGTCGTGATCATTGGGATCCTGGCTGCAATTGCGGTTCCGAAATTTCAGAATACGAAGGGGAAGGCGTACGTGGCCGCGATGAAGAGCGACCTTCGGAATCTGTCGGTTGCCGAGGAGGGCTATTACTACGAGCATCGAGTCTACACGACCGTGTTGGACTCCGTGGATTTCACCCCGTCGCATGGGGTGGTCCTGACCGTGATCCAGGCAAATGCCGCGGGCTGGTCGGCGACGTCCACGAACCCCAATGCGTATCCGATGACATGCGCCATTTTCTTTGGCTCCGTGACGCCTGTCGCTCCGGCCACGGTTGAGGGAGAGGTTTCCTGCCAGTAG
- a CDS encoding ABC transporter permease, translating into MSPIASLFAATVRTATPLLLAGLGELVTERAGVINIGLEGSIIAGAFGATVAAGSFGTSGGYVGGMLAGGVLGLLLALFVVFIRADQIITGTAITLLALGLTGAFYRALYGATGVALSLPTSSALRIPGLASLPWVGAALFNQPPVTYVAYALVPTLWWFLYRTHAGLGLRAIGESPGAASAAGISIAAVRVWAILFGALLGGLAGATLVLAQAGTFAEGMSAGRGFIAIAIVALGRWNPFGVAVAAGIFGMATAVQYVVQALGWPLHYELVLMLPYALTLFALMFAPRSAAPAMLGRSE; encoded by the coding sequence GTGAGCCCGATCGCCTCGCTGTTCGCCGCCACGGTACGCACTGCAACGCCTCTCCTGCTCGCAGGACTGGGAGAGCTCGTCACCGAACGGGCGGGGGTGATCAACATCGGGCTCGAAGGATCGATCATCGCCGGCGCGTTTGGTGCGACGGTTGCTGCCGGCAGCTTTGGCACGAGCGGCGGCTACGTCGGCGGAATGCTCGCTGGCGGAGTGCTTGGGCTGCTATTGGCGTTGTTCGTCGTCTTCATTCGCGCGGATCAAATCATCACCGGCACCGCGATCACCTTGCTAGCCCTCGGGTTGACTGGCGCGTTCTATCGAGCACTCTACGGCGCCACGGGAGTCGCGCTCTCGCTACCAACGTCGAGTGCCCTTCGCATTCCGGGGCTCGCGTCACTCCCATGGGTCGGCGCCGCACTTTTCAACCAACCCCCGGTCACATACGTCGCGTACGCCCTCGTGCCCACGCTCTGGTGGTTTCTGTACCGAACCCACGCCGGGCTGGGGCTCCGGGCGATCGGCGAATCGCCCGGCGCCGCATCCGCCGCCGGAATATCCATTGCTGCCGTTCGGGTGTGGGCCATTCTATTCGGCGCGCTACTCGGAGGCTTGGCGGGCGCCACATTGGTTCTCGCGCAGGCAGGAACCTTTGCGGAGGGAATGTCCGCGGGCCGTGGGTTCATCGCGATCGCCATTGTGGCACTCGGTCGATGGAATCCCTTTGGCGTCGCGGTCGCGGCCGGCATCTTCGGCATGGCAACCGCCGTCCAGTACGTTGTCCAGGCGCTCGGCTGGCCGCTGCATTACGAGCTCGTGCTCATGCTCCCCTACGCGCTCACATTGTTCGCCTTGATGTTCGCACCGCGGAGCGCCGCCCCCGCCATGCTGGGTCGGAGCGAATAG